In Nymphaea colorata isolate Beijing-Zhang1983 chromosome 5, ASM883128v2, whole genome shotgun sequence, one genomic interval encodes:
- the LOC116254372 gene encoding copper transporter 6-like, with protein MMHFALFWGTDSANVILFGGWPGASVGKYVFLLIVIFLGGIITEWLAFLKVKWVEEKPYLSGFLSSLVYGIRMFFANMMMLSLMSFNIGVVILAVLGHGVGYWLFGTCAFRKKACDRPPLPN; from the coding sequence ATGATGCACTTTGCGTTGTTCTGGGGGACGGATTCGGCGAATGTGATTCTGTTCGGAGGGTGGCCGGGCGCCAGCGTCGGCAAATACGTATTCTTGCTCATAGTCATCTTCCTCGGCGGCATCATCACCGAGTGGCTCGCCTTCCTAAAGGTGAAGTGGGTCGAGGAGAAGCCCTACCTCAGCGGCTTCCTCAGCTCCCTCGTCTACGGTATCCGCATGTTCTTCGCCAACATGATGATGCTCTCCCTCATGTCCTTCAACATCGGCGTCGTCATCCTCGCCGTTCTCGGCCATGGCGTCGGCTACTGGCTCTTCGGCACCTGCGCCTTCAGGAAGAAGGCCTGTGATCGCCCTCCCCTTCCGAACTAA